In one Fodinicola acaciae genomic region, the following are encoded:
- a CDS encoding thioesterase family protein: protein MGPYVGLSGQQSIVVSDDDSALTTGSGDVPTLATPRVVALAEAAAIAALDGHLEEGQTSVGTQVSLRHRAPSPVGRRVEAIAALTEVDGHTLRFTVTVRDGDRTVAEGLIERVIVDRDWFLKRA, encoded by the coding sequence ATGGGTCCATACGTCGGCCTGTCCGGCCAGCAGAGCATCGTCGTCAGTGACGACGACAGCGCGCTGACCACCGGTTCCGGTGACGTGCCGACCCTGGCCACGCCGCGCGTCGTCGCGCTCGCCGAGGCGGCCGCCATCGCCGCGCTGGACGGCCACCTGGAGGAGGGCCAGACCTCAGTCGGCACGCAGGTGTCGCTGCGCCACCGCGCGCCGTCGCCGGTGGGCCGCCGAGTCGAGGCGATCGCCGCGCTGACCGAGGTCGACGGTCACACGCTGCGCTTCACCGTGACCGTACGAGACGGCGACCGGACCGTCGCCGAAGGCCTGATCGAGCGGGTCATCGTCGACCGTGACTGGTTCCTCAAGCGGGCCTGA